The following nucleotide sequence is from Tardiphaga sp. 709.
GTGGCGTCGGGGCCTGCGCCTGCGAGCGACAGCGCAACGGCGACATTGAGATTGGCGGGGAAGCCCTTGGCGGCCTCGCGCGCCGTGCCCTCGAAAATCTTCATCGGTTCGGTGATGCTCTCAATGTCGATCTTGTTCTCGACGATATAGGGCGCGCCGGCGAGGCCCTTCACCGGCTTGCGCGTTACCATCTTCACCGACGAGATCTTGCCCTCGGCGGCAGCAGTCACGGCATCGAGCCCGATCAACGCGCCGGTCGGCACCACGATCTGACCACCGTTCTGCTTAGCAAGTGCGACGAGATCCTCATTGAACAATAGCGCTCCAGCGCTCAGCACGATCGCGGTCTTGCCCTTGCTGACGAACGGCTTGACGATCTCGGGCAGCAACGCTGCAGGCGCACATTCGATCACGATATCGGCGACATCCACGAGATCCGCGAT
It contains:
- a CDS encoding aspartate dehydrogenase; this translates as MSTEAKSATRVVIVGLGPIGRKVAEALDRGIDGLVLAAVAVQNPEKHQAFLAGLGKAPPVLPIADLVDVADIVIECAPAALLPEIVKPFVSKGKTAIVLSAGALLFNEDLVALAKQNGGQIVVPTGALIGLDAVTAAAEGKISSVKMVTRKPVKGLAGAPYIVENKIDIESITEPMKIFEGTAREAAKGFPANLNVAVALSLAGAGPDATTLEIWADPALTRNVHRVEVDSDSARFSMQIENIPSENPKTGRITALSVIAYLRKQRAALRVGT